A stretch of DNA from Bacillus sp. 2205SS5-2:
TCACACGTACACCCATCATTTTTTTCGCCATCCACCGAGACATAGCTAAGGAAATGAATGATCCTGAAAAACCAATAATGGCACTAAAAATTAACAATGCGCCAAGATCAATTCCGCCTTGAGGATTAATATAGTTACCCGCATCAGTAATTGAAAAAATAAGACTAATCGTTAGTAATACTAACACGTTTGTTAATAGAAAATAAAATATCCGCTTGCCCATGTTGACTCCTCACTCCTATTTCAAGTTCATATGAACCTGTATTTGAATCTATTATACCTACTATTGATCAAAATATCAAGAATAAAGACTATTAATTCAATTTTATATGCTGAATTGACGTGACCTTAACGAACCATTAATATAAAATTAGAAATGGTGAAAGACTCAGAAACTAGACGGGGATGATGATAGTGGAAACATATAAATTGACGCGAAAAAATTTGGCCGACTTGCTTTTATCACTTAAATACAGATCGAACCACACTCCTCATATAGTGTTAGAAGAGGTCTGGGCCACAACTCATTTAACCGAAGAAAATAACGAACAAACATTTCCTTCCGTCCTTTCAACAAATATACCTCCCATCATAAAAAAGATCATTAAAACCACTAAAGCAGAAATCGGTTTCTCCCTAAATGAAATCGTCTCCCTTGGAAACCTTGTGGAATTCACTAGTTTCTCCCAAAGCACCGTGCAAAACTGGGTCAAGCGTGACGTGAAGGGACTAATTGGCTCTCCACAGTTAGGGAAAAAATATACCATCGAACAAACCGCTATGCTGTTTATCGTCGAAGATCTGAAAGCAACATTAGATTTTGAATCCATCCGAAAAATCTTAACCCTTGTTTTCAATGATATTGATGACTCAACAGATGATATAGTTAATCCAACTGATTTATATGCTGCATATTCATCGGTATTTGATAAAATTCATCATCTTTCATTTCCAAGATTAAAGGACTTTCCTTTAGGACCGGTTAATGAGATGATCCTTCATTTTATTAAAGAGGAATGCCAGAACCTATTAGCTAGTTTTGAAGGAGTATTAGAAGAAGATCTAATCATTGTATTAAATGTGTTGATCCTATCTGTTTCCTCTGTTCAAGCGACTTATTATCAATCCGCAACTAAGAAATATGTCGAGAGTGCTGTTTTAGAAAAGTAGACCATGGGGACGTTCCCCATGGTCTACTTTTCGCCTAAAAAGGTAAACTCCTAAGTTAGATTTCCATTAATCCACCCACGCTGTTCCTCAGAATTCTGTTTTTTTATAACCAGATGTTATCACCGAATTCTTTATTTCACTAAGTCTATGCGGCCTATTTAAAAAGGAAATTCATGTTGTTTTTGCATATCGAAATAATGTTTCTTAGCTAAAACACTTTGTATATCCTTGTCAAAATCAGAACATATACCTTTATTTGAATCCTTTCTCCTTTTGCAAAATCAACCTTTTCAGCATTAAACAAACCTTGTTCGGATTAATAAGTAAATGGAGTAATTTTAACGTAGAGGATAAACAAGGTGAATACCCTTCTCATTTTTTTGAGAATCATAATACCAGTAGTTATGATCTACACCGTGAATACAAAGAATCCTTTTATGTTTTGAAATTGCATTTTTCACTCGTGCTGTCAAAATAGAAGGCTGTTTTCGCAAAGATTGTGGCTTTTCGAATAGGAATATATCCCCTGATTTGTATGACTTCGTGCTCTTTTCCTAATGAAAAATTATCCATTTTTAGATAAAAAATAAGAAATCCGCCAAAAAAACATTACTGCCTGTTTTTTCTTAGTGCCAATAGCAACAAAGTATACGAAAAACTTGATGGCAACGCTCACGTCACGCCGTCACCGCCTATCATGATAAAAAGTAATTTCAACCCCAATAATGGTATAAACCCGATATGTTTGGAGCAAACTTCCTAATTTGGCGATACCTAAATATGCCTTTTTTCATAAAAAAGCTTAATAAAATGACGAGCATTCCAATTTATGTTTTCTACTTCGGGATTTACAGTCTATAACCAATTATATTTCTCTTTGGTGATCTGGTCATATTCTTTGGAGTTAAAGGGTACTTCTCTATTATTCCAAGTTTCCAATTGTCTATTTATCCAAATTGATAACTCCTCTTCCAATTCTAGTTGCTTTTCATCATCAAATTCATCAAATCGCCCTCTAAAAACATCGAACTCAAACCAATTAACTGGAACAAACTTAATATTTTTTCTTCGCATAATGGAAACATAAGTTTTGGGTCTCTCCCCAAATTCCTTTATGCTTCCCACCTCTGAGATAATGCTCCCAACTGTCAGGGTGAACCTCTCCACAAATTACATCAGGCTTAAACTCATTAATTAACTCTCCAACCAAAGATAACAGAAACTGGTACTTTCTCTGCCAATTTTCATCATGAGTC
This window harbors:
- a CDS encoding DUF1836 domain-containing protein; this translates as METYKLTRKNLADLLLSLKYRSNHTPHIVLEEVWATTHLTEENNEQTFPSVLSTNIPPIIKKIIKTTKAEIGFSLNEIVSLGNLVEFTSFSQSTVQNWVKRDVKGLIGSPQLGKKYTIEQTAMLFIVEDLKATLDFESIRKILTLVFNDIDDSTDDIVNPTDLYAAYSSVFDKIHHLSFPRLKDFPLGPVNEMILHFIKEECQNLLASFEGVLEEDLIIVLNVLILSVSSVQATYYQSATKKYVESAVLEK